A single window of Hymenobacter sp. APR13 DNA harbors:
- a CDS encoding BamA/TamA family outer membrane protein has product MAARLLLFLGWCWLLTGSPGAAWAQTTPLNLNLPPQAMPAMPPDTTSLLRPDTTQASRPDSSRATTPPQRVALPVRKPRVLVLETEAADRAVLRRYRTKLVLPDSLAVLREVRELVLALQGQSYLTASADAMRWRRDTVRVQLYIGEQFRWARLRNGNLGDGLLTRAGYREKLYREQPFQPQEWSRLQQRILTEAENQGFPFAIVRLDSVQLRGADIEGRVVLERGPAIVFDSLQIVGNTKTKKRFLTKYLQIFPNQPYSQERVQEAARRLRQLPYLQLKAEPEVRFAQGRARVYLLLEDRTANQFDAIVGVLPNPTPTLGQKRVQLTGDVTIALRNLKGGGKGLGLQWRKVDANSQQLDAQYSHPTFFGTPLELDGNFNLYRQTDPVNAFQTLRPRLQITYPTARAGRVGFFTEWRSSRLLLVDSLATALPQNIDSRFTAYGLDYVWTTLDDPFFPRTGVLASGQASVGSKLISRNAELKEELYQGLPLRTTQVSVSTRLERYNRIGRGGVLLARVRGEALFNRRLFLNDLFRLGGLSTLRGFNELNFYASQYAVGTLEYRQFTGPDAYVFAFVDQGYLRLDILTASNDDAPTGLGAGLSFRTGAGQFQFVYALGRDRQQKLALGAGKIHFGITSRF; this is encoded by the coding sequence ATGGCTGCCCGCTTACTGCTTTTTCTGGGTTGGTGCTGGCTGCTGACGGGCAGCCCGGGCGCCGCGTGGGCCCAAACCACGCCGCTCAACCTCAACCTGCCGCCGCAGGCTATGCCGGCTATGCCGCCCGACACCACGAGCCTCCTACGCCCCGATACCACCCAGGCCAGCCGTCCCGACAGCAGCCGGGCCACCACTCCGCCGCAACGCGTGGCGCTGCCGGTGCGCAAGCCCCGCGTGTTGGTGCTGGAAACCGAAGCCGCCGACCGCGCCGTGCTGCGCCGCTACCGTACCAAGCTGGTGCTGCCCGATTCGCTGGCCGTGCTGCGCGAGGTGCGCGAGCTGGTGCTGGCGCTGCAGGGCCAGAGCTACCTCACGGCCTCCGCCGACGCCATGCGCTGGCGCCGCGACACGGTGCGGGTGCAGCTCTACATCGGCGAGCAGTTTCGGTGGGCACGGCTGCGCAACGGCAACCTCGGCGACGGCCTGCTCACGCGTGCCGGCTACCGCGAAAAGCTGTACCGTGAGCAGCCGTTTCAGCCGCAGGAGTGGAGCCGGCTGCAGCAGCGCATCCTTACCGAAGCCGAAAACCAGGGCTTCCCGTTCGCCATCGTGCGCCTGGACTCGGTGCAGCTGCGCGGCGCCGATATCGAGGGGCGTGTGGTGCTGGAGCGCGGCCCGGCCATCGTGTTCGACTCGCTGCAGATTGTGGGCAACACCAAAACCAAAAAACGCTTCCTGACCAAGTACCTGCAGATTTTTCCCAACCAGCCCTACAGCCAGGAGCGGGTGCAGGAGGCGGCCCGGCGGCTGCGGCAGCTGCCGTACCTGCAGCTCAAGGCCGAGCCCGAGGTGCGGTTTGCGCAGGGCCGGGCGCGGGTGTACCTGCTGCTCGAAGACCGCACCGCCAACCAGTTCGACGCCATTGTGGGCGTGCTGCCCAACCCCACGCCCACCCTCGGCCAGAAGCGCGTGCAGCTCACCGGCGACGTCACGATTGCGCTGCGCAACCTCAAGGGCGGCGGCAAAGGACTGGGGCTGCAGTGGCGCAAGGTGGATGCCAACTCGCAGCAGCTTGACGCCCAGTATAGCCACCCCACCTTCTTCGGCACGCCGCTGGAGCTGGACGGTAACTTCAACCTCTACCGCCAGACCGACCCCGTCAACGCCTTCCAAACGCTGCGCCCGCGCCTGCAGATTACGTATCCTACGGCACGGGCCGGGCGCGTGGGCTTCTTCACGGAGTGGCGCAGCTCGCGTTTGCTGCTCGTAGACAGCCTGGCCACGGCCCTGCCCCAGAACATCGACTCCCGCTTCACTGCCTACGGCCTCGACTACGTCTGGACCACCCTCGACGACCCGTTTTTCCCGCGCACCGGCGTGCTGGCCAGCGGCCAGGCATCGGTAGGCAGCAAGCTCATCAGCCGCAACGCCGAGCTGAAGGAGGAACTGTACCAGGGCCTGCCGCTGCGCACCACGCAGGTGAGCGTGAGCACCCGGCTGGAGCGCTACAACCGCATCGGGCGGGGCGGGGTGCTGCTGGCCCGGGTGCGCGGCGAGGCCCTGTTCAACCGCCGGCTGTTCCTGAACGACCTGTTCCGGCTGGGCGGCCTCTCCACGCTGCGCGGCTTCAACGAGCTGAACTTCTACGCCAGCCAGTACGCCGTGGGCACCCTGGAATACCGCCAGTTCACCGGTCCCGACGCCTACGTTTTCGCCTTTGTCGACCAAGGCTACCTGCGCCTCGATATCCTGACGGCCTCCAACGACGATGCCCCCACCGGCCTGGGCGCCGGCCTGAGCTTCCGCACCGGGGCCGGCCAATTCCAGTTCGTGTACGCCCTCGGCCGCGACCGGCAGCAGAAGCTGGCCCTGGGCGCCGGCAAAATCCACTTCGGCATCACCAGTAGGTTTTAG
- a CDS encoding alpha/beta hydrolase: MHHTSLTRNTLAASLLLAGLGLASCNTTQTTDSATTTAATDSTMMATDTAKAAGAMAVQPTGPAPAWATGIKPEMQAVIETLGTLGGKPIETLTAQEARQQPTPTDAVMKLMRDKNIPAPAVTADTMSRMVMPGVKVRIYTPKGATGPLPVVVYYHGGGWVIANLDTYDGSVRGLVEKTGAIFVSVAYRQAPENKFPTAHNDSFAAYQWVLKNAASFNGDPKKIAVVGESAGGNLAASVSMMARDKKVMLPLHQVLVYPIAGYDMNTPSYQKNAEAKPLNKAMMGWFFDKYLRSAADGKSPMISLVNANLKGLPATTVITASLDPLMSDGSMLADKLKAAGVATKYQNFEGVTHEFFGMAAVVPQAAQAQDMAAAELKSALMK; this comes from the coding sequence ATGCACCACACGTCTCTCACGCGCAACACGCTGGCCGCCTCGCTGCTGCTGGCCGGCCTCGGCCTGGCATCCTGCAACACCACCCAGACGACCGACTCGGCCACTACTACCGCCGCCACCGACTCGACCATGATGGCCACGGATACGGCGAAGGCCGCCGGTGCCATGGCCGTGCAGCCCACCGGCCCCGCCCCGGCCTGGGCTACCGGCATCAAGCCCGAAATGCAGGCCGTTATCGAAACGCTGGGCACGCTCGGCGGCAAGCCCATCGAAACCCTGACCGCCCAGGAGGCCCGCCAGCAGCCCACGCCCACCGACGCGGTGATGAAGCTGATGCGCGACAAGAACATTCCCGCGCCAGCCGTAACGGCCGATACCATGAGCCGCATGGTGATGCCCGGCGTGAAAGTGCGCATCTATACGCCTAAAGGCGCTACCGGCCCGCTGCCGGTGGTGGTGTACTACCACGGTGGCGGCTGGGTGATTGCCAACCTCGATACCTACGACGGCTCCGTGCGCGGGCTGGTGGAGAAAACCGGCGCCATCTTCGTGTCGGTGGCCTACCGCCAGGCGCCCGAAAACAAGTTCCCCACGGCCCACAACGACTCGTTTGCGGCCTACCAGTGGGTGCTGAAAAATGCTGCTTCGTTTAACGGCGACCCCAAGAAAATTGCGGTAGTGGGCGAAAGCGCCGGCGGCAACCTGGCCGCCTCGGTAAGCATGATGGCCCGCGACAAAAAGGTGATGCTGCCGCTGCACCAGGTGCTGGTGTACCCCATCGCCGGCTACGACATGAACACGCCTTCGTACCAGAAAAACGCTGAGGCCAAGCCCCTGAATAAGGCCATGATGGGGTGGTTCTTCGACAAATACCTGCGTAGCGCCGCCGACGGTAAGAGCCCAATGATTTCGTTGGTGAATGCCAACCTGAAAGGCCTGCCCGCCACCACCGTCATCACCGCCAGCCTCGACCCGCTGATGAGCGACGGCAGCATGCTGGCCGACAAGCTGAAAGCGGCCGGCGTAGCCACCAAGTACCAGAACTTCGAGGGTGTAACGCACGAGTTCTTCGGCATGGCTGCCGTAGTGCCCCAGGCTGCCCAGGCCCAGGACATGGCCGCCGCCGAGCTGAAAAGCGCTTTGATGAAGTAG
- a CDS encoding tetratricopeptide repeat protein, which translates to MLAPSRALDSLRQVVATHPQADTTRVRSLQALATEVGKQQPVEAIALTKQALALARQIADPVGEGQALLRLGTLYRRQADYTPALQYTEQARRLFTRRADLAGLSNVYMQLSLIYMVQGSPVPAVQAALKGLHLAEQVGDPQAQVRLRATLGNIYHQVGDYHSAVLVLQTALRDARKIGDERAIASALNVLGNSYQQQQRYQLALASYQQAIALNRKLGDSKSETIDEIDVAELYEEQGRYALALLHGQRARQLTRTGNDMFSLPAAELILARVYLALSQPDSAIALARHGLQLSQQHRNNENIRNASDVLARAYSARHDSARAFQYLQLFVAYKDTLSGEEVQRQTSALRYGFELDKKQQQIALLTKTRQLQAQKSARQRQQLYALLAGLGGLLVLASLLWRNIVLKQRANRQLNERNDQIAQQRDNLDQALHQLQATQSQLVQREKMASLGELTAGVAHEIQNPLNFVNNFAEVSGELLAELRQELDAEPLLAARRAVLSALLQDLDGMQQKIAEHGHRADSIVKGMLEHSRASTGQRRPTDLNALVDEYLRLSYHGLRAKNKNFNVLITTHLDPHMGLVEVVPQDLSRVLLNLFTNAFYAVAEKQRNVARPYQPEVRVCTRRHTSEVEIRVRDNGTGIAAALTDKVFQPFFTTKPPGEGTGLGLSLSYDMVTRVHGGTLSVDTQEGEFTEFIIRLPLDVEE; encoded by the coding sequence GTGCTGGCTCCGTCGCGCGCGCTTGATAGTTTGCGCCAAGTGGTAGCCACCCACCCGCAGGCCGATACCACCCGGGTACGCAGCCTGCAGGCGCTGGCTACGGAAGTAGGCAAGCAGCAACCGGTAGAAGCCATTGCCCTGACCAAGCAGGCGCTGGCCCTGGCCCGTCAGATTGCCGATCCGGTAGGGGAAGGCCAAGCGCTGCTCCGCCTGGGCACGCTCTACCGCCGCCAGGCCGATTACACGCCCGCCCTGCAATACACCGAGCAGGCCCGCCGCCTGTTTACGCGCCGCGCCGACCTCGCCGGCCTTAGCAACGTGTACATGCAGCTCAGCCTGATTTACATGGTGCAGGGCAGCCCGGTGCCCGCCGTGCAGGCCGCCCTGAAGGGCCTGCATTTGGCCGAGCAGGTGGGCGACCCGCAGGCCCAGGTGCGGCTGCGCGCCACGCTGGGCAACATCTACCACCAGGTGGGCGATTACCACAGCGCCGTGCTGGTGCTGCAAACCGCCCTGCGCGACGCCCGCAAGATCGGGGATGAGCGCGCCATAGCCTCGGCCCTGAACGTGCTGGGCAACTCCTACCAGCAGCAGCAACGCTACCAACTGGCGCTGGCTAGCTACCAGCAGGCCATTGCCCTCAACCGCAAGCTGGGCGACAGCAAGAGCGAGACCATTGATGAAATTGATGTGGCCGAGCTCTACGAGGAGCAAGGCCGCTACGCGCTGGCCCTACTGCACGGCCAGCGCGCCCGCCAGCTTACCCGCACCGGCAACGACATGTTCAGTTTGCCCGCCGCCGAGCTCATTCTGGCACGCGTGTACCTGGCCCTCAGCCAACCCGACAGTGCCATTGCCCTGGCCCGGCACGGCCTGCAGCTCAGCCAGCAGCACCGCAACAACGAAAACATCCGCAACGCCAGCGATGTGCTGGCCCGCGCCTACTCTGCCCGCCACGACTCGGCGCGTGCCTTTCAGTATCTGCAGCTGTTTGTGGCTTATAAGGATACGCTGTCGGGCGAGGAAGTGCAGCGCCAGACCAGCGCCCTGCGCTACGGTTTCGAGCTGGATAAAAAGCAGCAGCAGATAGCCTTGCTCACCAAAACCCGCCAGCTGCAGGCCCAGAAAAGCGCCCGCCAGCGCCAGCAGCTTTATGCGCTGCTGGCCGGGCTGGGCGGCCTGCTGGTGCTGGCCTCGCTGCTGTGGCGCAACATCGTGCTCAAGCAGCGCGCCAACCGCCAGCTCAATGAGCGTAACGACCAGATAGCCCAACAGCGCGACAACCTCGACCAGGCCCTGCACCAGCTGCAGGCCACCCAGAGCCAGCTGGTGCAGCGCGAGAAGATGGCCAGCCTCGGGGAGCTGACGGCTGGCGTGGCCCACGAAATCCAGAACCCACTCAACTTCGTCAACAATTTTGCGGAAGTGAGTGGCGAGCTGCTGGCCGAGCTTCGCCAAGAGCTGGACGCCGAGCCCTTGCTCGCTGCCCGCCGCGCTGTTCTGAGCGCCCTGTTGCAGGACCTGGACGGCATGCAGCAGAAAATAGCCGAGCACGGCCACCGCGCCGACAGCATCGTGAAGGGCATGCTGGAACACTCGCGCGCCAGCACCGGCCAGCGCCGCCCCACCGACCTCAATGCCTTGGTAGACGAGTACCTGCGTCTGAGCTACCATGGTCTGCGGGCCAAAAACAAAAACTTCAACGTGCTCATCACCACCCACCTCGACCCTCACATGGGCTTGGTGGAAGTAGTGCCGCAGGACCTGAGCCGGGTGCTGCTCAACCTGTTCACCAACGCTTTCTATGCCGTGGCCGAGAAGCAGCGCAACGTGGCCCGGCCCTACCAGCCGGAAGTGAGGGTATGCACCCGCCGCCACACGAGCGAGGTGGAAATCAGGGTGCGCGACAACGGCACCGGCATTGCCGCTGCCCTTACCGATAAGGTATTTCAGCCGTTTTTCACCACCAAGCCGCCCGGCGAAGGCACCGGCCTGGGTTTGTCATTGAGCTACGATATGGTGACGCGCGTGCATGGCGGCACGCTGTCAGTGGATACGCAGGAAGGCGAGTTTACCGAATTTATTATCCGGCTGCCGCTGGATGTAGAGGAATAA
- a CDS encoding response regulator, whose product MNILVVDDETDVKPLFELRFRREIRSGEHLFTFVFSGEDALEYLHQHPTEPVVVLSDINMPGMSGLELLRRIRSSHELPATRVLMLTANADDASRQQARYDGAEDLLAKPVDFAALKHKLSLEPAA is encoded by the coding sequence ATGAACATACTGGTAGTCGACGACGAAACGGACGTGAAGCCGTTGTTTGAGCTGCGCTTCCGCCGCGAGATTCGCAGCGGAGAGCACCTGTTCACGTTCGTGTTTTCGGGCGAGGACGCCCTGGAGTACCTGCACCAGCACCCCACCGAGCCCGTCGTGGTACTTTCCGATATCAATATGCCGGGCATGAGCGGCCTGGAGTTGTTGCGGCGCATCCGGTCCAGCCACGAGCTGCCTGCCACCCGCGTGCTGATGCTCACGGCCAATGCCGACGACGCCAGCCGCCAGCAGGCCCGCTACGACGGCGCCGAAGACCTGTTGGCCAAGCCCGTGGATTTCGCCGCCCTCAAACATAAGCTCAGTTTGGAACCGGCCGCATGA
- a CDS encoding adenylate/guanylate cyclase domain-containing protein, translated as MKTKILVVDDEADLQLLIRQRFRRKIREEAYEFLFAGNGEEALAVLAAHPDIDVVLADINMPVMDGLTLLTRLRDTNPVVKTVIVSAYGDMANIRTAMNRGAFDFVCKPVDFNDLELTIEKTIAQVQELRTALHMMEENKVLRLYVDETVLKFMARPEFSNRLLASETVQATVVFIDICGFTMLAEKMPAQEVVAMLNTYFDQMVKEIIAQGGYVDKFIGDAIMAVFRGDYHLDRAIDAALAVRSLVQAIPRALPESLDYEPAVSIGISSGEMVSGNIGSATLRRLDYTVIGDVVNLGQRLQDAAQRHQILITDAIHTRVQDSFRCQAVGEVRLKNKAEPVLLYEVLE; from the coding sequence ATGAAAACCAAGATTCTGGTAGTTGACGATGAAGCCGACCTGCAGCTGCTGATCCGGCAGCGCTTCCGCCGCAAAATCCGGGAGGAAGCCTACGAGTTTCTGTTTGCCGGCAACGGCGAAGAGGCCCTGGCCGTGCTGGCCGCCCACCCCGACATCGACGTGGTGCTGGCCGACATCAACATGCCCGTGATGGACGGCCTGACGCTGCTCACACGCCTGCGCGATACCAACCCGGTGGTGAAAACGGTGATAGTCTCGGCCTACGGCGACATGGCCAACATCCGGACGGCCATGAACCGCGGGGCCTTCGACTTCGTGTGCAAACCGGTGGATTTCAACGACCTGGAACTGACCATCGAGAAAACCATTGCCCAGGTGCAGGAGTTGCGCACGGCCCTGCACATGATGGAGGAAAACAAGGTGCTACGCCTCTATGTGGACGAAACGGTGCTCAAGTTCATGGCCCGGCCCGAGTTCAGCAACCGGCTGCTGGCCAGCGAAACCGTGCAGGCCACGGTGGTTTTCATTGATATCTGTGGTTTCACGATGCTGGCTGAAAAGATGCCGGCCCAGGAGGTAGTGGCCATGCTTAATACCTACTTCGACCAGATGGTGAAGGAGATTATTGCGCAGGGCGGCTACGTCGATAAATTCATTGGCGATGCTATAATGGCCGTATTCCGCGGCGACTACCACCTCGACCGGGCCATTGATGCCGCGCTGGCCGTGCGCAGCCTTGTGCAGGCCATCCCGCGGGCCCTGCCCGAAAGCCTGGACTACGAGCCGGCCGTGTCCATCGGTATCAGCTCCGGCGAAATGGTGTCCGGCAACATCGGCTCGGCCACGTTGCGCCGCCTCGACTACACCGTCATTGGGGATGTGGTGAACCTGGGCCAGCGCCTGCAGGATGCCGCCCAGCGCCACCAGATCCTCATTACCGACGCCATCCATACCCGCGTGCAGGACTCATTTCGGTGCCAAGCCGTGGGCGAGGTGCGCCTCAAGAACAAAGCCGAGCCGGTGCTGCTGTATGAAGTGCTGGAATAA
- a CDS encoding cyclic nucleotide-binding domain-containing protein, with translation MNAAQYWHRLLGIRTPEATTVWLFFLHHFLLGAGTMLVYVTASVVLLESHPDHSLPLSYLVAALALVLVGRAYARLEHRLSLRYLAVWVLVAVLLLTGGVAALLLLGHSLAAVLALVVGYRLIYLLTNLEFWGLSALVFDVRQSKRLFSLISAGDLPAKALGAVLATTVYAHAQLTLLLATALLLYASTFFTLRAILRRHPLHARHMPARPWQPAAVSWLPGGTALVRAMGLGVLALAAVMAGTEYLFFVNVKQRYHHYTDLIAYIGQVLAITYLLATVFKLLISRPTLERLGARRALAVLPLALLVAVLLFVPLQALGLTENRVLLYCCTLYLLVEVLRRAVFDPIFLVLLQPLSAVQRLQGHTTLKGLYEPLGMALAGGLFLGLPLLGLRSTWGHLVWMGLLLVAALWLLHRAYQHYLAELHEALELRFIDHRELALPDTARALMLRSLGSSRPTEVLPALQWLQVHFPEALAEAAPTLLHYPNDQVRSQALLLLPSSQLPPEVLHRLATSDPAPHLRQAAAQRLGSHPSLALETLQTLLDLTDVATCAGALHGRLATKPNCPLAQESLARLLDLPTPAARQAVLGLSHYLPTPQQAALLHQALHSPDPSVVLAGLRAVLQMPAAVHATLDLAPAVLRLLPHAAFRAPATACLVQLADVALPHLRQALRPEVPTTPTSLHLPAILGRIASPASRLLLLELVQRPALPLRAAALRALRNFHPHPTDRPLFKQLLREEITLAHRLLRGLGTAPAGPLAASLTYELANLQQRIFSLLVQLYETTTVVQAQRNLAQASPERRANALELLDNVLPRSLYLALQAVLDDHLHPAEKARLLDDLLPPLPGTEALSAFVVRQGEAVFSAWTLSVALRHWRPTAHDLRWLLPYLHSDQPLLRESALLALDHLRINGYAHFQQLLAAHPSLSAYLMHPAPDTAAVSIIEQVLLLKSTALFAETPENVLTSIVAILQEVSYTDGQVIFRKGELGSCLFVVYAGEVDILDGPRQLARFGKGECFGELALFDAEPRSAAAVAAGPARLFRLDQEDFYELMEERGEVLRNVVRVLCQRLRRQNEMVG, from the coding sequence ATGAACGCAGCGCAGTACTGGCACCGGCTGCTCGGCATTCGCACCCCGGAGGCAACTACCGTCTGGCTGTTTTTCCTGCACCACTTCCTGCTGGGAGCCGGCACCATGCTGGTGTACGTGACGGCCTCGGTGGTGCTGCTGGAAAGCCACCCCGACCACAGCCTGCCGCTCTCGTACCTGGTGGCGGCACTGGCGCTGGTGCTGGTGGGGCGCGCCTACGCCCGGCTGGAGCACCGGCTGTCGTTACGGTATCTGGCGGTGTGGGTGCTGGTAGCGGTGCTGCTGCTCACGGGCGGGGTGGCGGCGCTGCTGCTGCTGGGCCACTCGCTGGCGGCGGTGCTGGCCTTGGTCGTGGGCTACCGCCTGATTTATCTGCTCACCAACCTGGAATTCTGGGGGCTATCGGCGCTGGTGTTTGATGTGCGGCAGAGCAAGCGGCTGTTCAGCCTCATCAGCGCCGGCGACCTGCCGGCTAAAGCCCTGGGGGCCGTGCTGGCCACCACCGTCTATGCTCATGCCCAACTAACGTTGCTACTGGCGACGGCGCTGCTGCTGTATGCCAGCACGTTTTTCACGTTGCGCGCCATCTTGCGGCGGCACCCGCTGCACGCGCGCCACATGCCGGCGCGGCCCTGGCAGCCGGCGGCCGTATCGTGGCTGCCGGGTGGCACCGCGCTGGTAAGGGCCATGGGGCTGGGCGTGCTGGCGCTGGCGGCCGTGATGGCCGGCACCGAGTACCTGTTTTTCGTGAACGTAAAGCAGCGCTACCATCACTATACTGACCTGATTGCCTACATCGGGCAGGTACTGGCCATTACGTATCTGCTGGCCACGGTCTTTAAGCTCCTGATTTCGAGGCCGACGCTGGAACGGCTGGGGGCGCGTCGGGCGCTGGCGGTGCTGCCACTGGCGCTGCTGGTAGCGGTGCTGCTGTTTGTACCGCTGCAAGCCCTGGGCCTCACCGAAAACCGGGTGCTGCTCTACTGCTGCACGCTGTATCTGCTGGTGGAAGTGCTGCGCCGGGCGGTGTTCGACCCAATTTTTCTGGTGCTACTGCAGCCGCTGAGTGCGGTGCAGCGCTTGCAGGGCCACACTACCCTCAAGGGCCTGTATGAGCCGCTAGGCATGGCGCTGGCGGGGGGGCTGTTTTTGGGGTTGCCGCTGCTGGGGCTGCGCAGCACCTGGGGCCATCTGGTGTGGATGGGGCTGCTGCTGGTAGCGGCGCTGTGGCTGCTGCACCGGGCCTACCAGCACTACCTGGCCGAGCTGCACGAAGCACTGGAGCTACGCTTCATCGACCACCGGGAGCTGGCACTGCCCGATACGGCGCGGGCCCTGATGCTGCGCAGCCTTGGCAGTTCGCGGCCTACTGAGGTGCTACCTGCGCTGCAGTGGCTGCAGGTGCATTTTCCGGAGGCCCTAGCGGAGGCGGCTCCGACCCTGCTCCATTACCCCAACGACCAGGTGCGTAGCCAGGCGCTGCTGCTACTGCCCAGCAGCCAGTTGCCACCGGAGGTATTGCACCGGCTGGCCACCTCCGACCCTGCTCCGCACCTGCGCCAGGCGGCGGCTCAGCGCCTCGGCAGCCACCCCTCACTGGCTCTGGAAACTCTGCAAACCTTGCTGGACCTGACCGACGTGGCAACCTGCGCTGGTGCGCTGCATGGGCGGCTGGCCACCAAGCCCAACTGCCCACTCGCCCAGGAAAGTTTGGCCCGGCTGCTGGATCTGCCTACCCCGGCCGCGCGCCAGGCAGTGCTGGGGCTCAGCCACTACCTGCCCACTCCGCAACAGGCGGCACTGCTGCACCAAGCGCTACACAGCCCCGACCCCAGCGTGGTGCTGGCCGGACTGCGCGCCGTGCTGCAGATGCCAGCCGCAGTACACGCCACCCTCGACCTGGCCCCGGCCGTGCTGCGGCTGCTGCCACACGCCGCCTTCAGGGCTCCTGCCACTGCCTGCCTCGTGCAGCTCGCTGATGTGGCCCTGCCTCACCTGCGCCAGGCACTACGGCCGGAAGTGCCAACCACACCGACTTCGCTGCATCTGCCCGCTATCCTGGGCCGCATTGCGAGTCCGGCGAGCCGGCTGCTGCTGTTGGAACTGGTGCAGCGCCCCGCGTTGCCGCTACGCGCCGCCGCCCTGCGGGCCCTGCGCAACTTTCACCCTCATCCCACCGACCGGCCACTGTTCAAGCAGCTGCTGCGTGAGGAAATAACGCTGGCACACCGCCTGCTGCGCGGGCTGGGCACTGCGCCGGCTGGGCCGCTGGCTGCCAGCCTTACCTATGAGCTGGCCAACCTGCAGCAGCGTATCTTCAGCTTGCTGGTGCAGCTCTACGAAACCACCACCGTGGTGCAGGCGCAGCGCAACTTGGCGCAGGCCAGCCCGGAGCGGCGCGCCAATGCCTTAGAGCTGCTCGACAATGTGCTACCGCGTAGTCTGTACCTGGCCCTGCAGGCCGTACTCGACGACCATCTGCATCCGGCCGAAAAGGCCCGCCTCCTCGACGACCTGCTGCCCCCGCTGCCCGGCACCGAAGCGCTAAGCGCGTTTGTGGTGCGTCAGGGTGAGGCCGTATTCTCCGCCTGGACCCTCAGCGTAGCGTTGCGCCACTGGCGGCCCACCGCCCACGACCTGCGCTGGCTGCTGCCTTACCTGCACTCCGACCAGCCCCTGCTGCGCGAAAGTGCCCTGCTGGCCCTGGACCATCTTCGTATTAACGGCTACGCGCATTTTCAGCAGCTGCTGGCCGCTCATCCCTCCCTTTCAGCCTACCTCATGCATCCCGCCCCCGATACCGCCGCCGTTTCCATCATCGAGCAGGTGTTACTGCTCAAAAGCACGGCTTTGTTTGCCGAAACGCCCGAAAACGTACTAACCAGCATCGTGGCAATCCTACAGGAAGTCAGCTACACCGACGGGCAGGTAATCTTCCGCAAAGGCGAGCTGGGCTCCTGCCTGTTTGTGGTATATGCCGGCGAGGTTGACATCCTGGATGGGCCGCGGCAGCTGGCCCGCTTCGGAAAGGGCGAGTGTTTCGGCGAGCTGGCTCTGTTCGATGCCGAGCCGCGGTCGGCCGCGGCGGTGGCCGCCGGTCCGGCCCGCCTGTTCCGGCTGGATCAAGAGGATTTCTACGAGCTGATGGAGGAGCGCGGCGAGGTGCTCCGCAACGTAGTGCGGGTGCTTTGCCAGCGCCTGCGCCGCCAGAATGAAATGGTGGGGTGA